From Priestia filamentosa, a single genomic window includes:
- a CDS encoding LacI family DNA-binding transcriptional regulator, translating to MKKKQSTAIEVAKLANVSQSTVSRVFTPGAKVSPKTQKRVLDAAQKIGYRPNALARGLITNKTNIVGLVMGNIQNPFYPEILDKLTKSLYERGYHVLFFHTKNDEIDQDEISQFLEYNVEGVIMTDVLLSSSVVSRLSTHDIPIVLFNRYTQDSSCHSVCCDNYAAGKKIAEYLFKQGHQKFTYISGRINTSTSRDREKGFVEFLTQKGIKPIVEEGDYTYEAGYNVARQLLKDSNRPDAIFCANDIMALGVIDAAKNLGISIPNDLSIIGFDDIAMASWPLYSLTTWQQPVNEMIEETINILLNRVEEETTKPKCLFLSGSLIERKSVKILKE from the coding sequence TTGAAAAAGAAACAAAGCACTGCAATAGAAGTAGCTAAGTTAGCTAACGTTTCACAATCAACTGTCTCCAGGGTATTTACTCCAGGGGCAAAGGTGTCGCCTAAGACTCAAAAACGAGTGCTGGATGCAGCTCAAAAAATAGGCTATCGTCCAAATGCTTTGGCAAGAGGGTTAATAACGAATAAAACCAATATAGTTGGTCTTGTAATGGGAAATATCCAAAATCCTTTTTATCCAGAAATCCTAGATAAATTGACAAAAAGTTTATATGAAAGAGGATATCATGTTCTTTTTTTTCATACAAAGAACGATGAAATTGACCAAGATGAAATATCTCAATTTCTTGAATACAATGTAGAGGGCGTAATCATGACGGACGTTTTATTATCTTCAAGTGTCGTCTCCAGGCTTTCGACACATGATATACCTATTGTCCTTTTTAATAGATATACTCAAGATTCTTCCTGTCATTCTGTATGTTGCGATAATTACGCTGCTGGCAAGAAAATTGCGGAATATCTATTTAAACAAGGTCATCAAAAATTCACTTATATTTCTGGTCGTATAAATACATCAACAAGCCGTGATCGGGAGAAGGGATTTGTTGAGTTTCTTACACAAAAAGGCATAAAACCTATCGTAGAAGAAGGAGATTATACTTATGAAGCTGGTTACAATGTAGCTAGGCAGTTATTAAAAGATAGCAATCGTCCAGATGCCATTTTTTGTGCAAATGATATTATGGCATTAGGAGTAATAGATGCTGCTAAAAACTTAGGTATATCTATTCCAAATGATTTATCAATTATAGGGTTTGATGATATTGCAATGGCTTCTTGGCCTCTATATTCCTTAACAACCTGGCAGCAACCAGTGAATGAAATGATTGAAGAAACGATTAATATATTATTAAATAGAGTTGAGGAAGAAACTACAAAACCTAAATGCCTATTTCTTTCGGGGTCACTTATTGAAAGAAAATCTGTAAAGATATTAAAAGAATAG